A single Metarhizium brunneum chromosome 5, complete sequence DNA region contains:
- the shy1 gene encoding Cytochrome oxidase assembly protein shy1 — protein sequence MNCPSSFQRGLRAGSIPPRLSQPTALATRRPPTRPIHHRHRQLTTTPRRRLADKQAADDPGFTSILDAPPQIVRAGKRHGPGIILLALIPITAFALGTWQVQRLGWKTDLIAKLEDRLVRDPLPLPPSVDPSAVHDFDYRRVRATGTFRHDQEMLIGPRMRDGKDGYMVVTPLERDGGTTVLVNRGWISKAHRDQRSRPDSLPTGQVTVQGLLREPWKKNMFTPENRPDRGMFYFPDVKQMAELTGSQPVWIEVTMEPEFMRMMDFEARGIPYGRPAEVNLRNNHAQYIFTWYGLSVATAIMLYMVLKKPASSITRRVQATKKF from the exons ATGAACTGCCCGAGCAGTTTCCAGCGAGGCCTTCGCGCGGGCAGCATCCCCCCACGGCTCAGCCAACCCACAGCCCTCGCGACACGCCGCCCCCCAACAAGGCCAAtccaccatcgccatcgccaactgACCACGACTCCCCGGCGCCGCCTCGCAGACAAGCAAGCCGCCGACGACCCGGGCTTCACATCCATCCTCGACGCGCCGCCGCAAATCGTCCGCGCCGGCAAACGCCACGGCCCGGGCATCATCCTCCTGGCCCTCATCCCCATCACGGCCTTCGCCCTCGGGACGTGGCAGGTCCAGCGCCTCGGGTGGAAGACAGACCTCATCGCCAAGCTGGAGGACCGCCTCGTCCGCGACCCCCTCCCGCTCCCGCCGTCCGTCGACCCCTCCGCCGTGCACGACTTCGACTACCGCCGCGTCCGCGCGACCGGCACCTTCCGCCACGACCAGGAGATGCTCATCGGGCCCCGCATGcgcgacggcaaggacggcTACATGGTCGTCACGCCGCTCGAGCGCGACGGCGGCACCACCGTCCTCGTCAACAGGGGCTGGATCAGCAAGGCGCACCGCGACCAGCGCTCCCGCCCCGACAGCCTGCCCACGGGGCAGGTCACCGTCCAGGGACTGCTGCGCGAGCCctggaagaagaacatgTTTACGCCCGAGAACCGGCCCGACCGGGGCATGTTCTACTTCCCAGACGTCAAGCAGATGGCCGAGCTGACGGGCAGCCAGCCGGTTTGGATCGAGGTGACAATGG AACCCGAGTTTATGCGAATGATGGACTTTGAGGCAAGGGGCATTCCCTACGGGCGACCGGCAGAGGTCAACTTGAGGAATAATCACGCACAGTACATTTTTACATG GTATGGCTTATCTGTTGCCACCGCAATCATGTTGTACATGGTTCTCAAAAAGCCTGCATCCAGCATTACACGCCGTGTCCAAGCTACTAAAAAATTCTAG